caaaaaaatgattttataacgttttataatattgataatgattttaataagaaaaaagaggagggacgattttgattttgatctaaaactttaaagacaaaaaaaatatttaatcctaataaaaattttacatgatttaggttaaataattaatattttatattttaatatttatgttttagaaaataaaaaaattaattatattatctctaatttttgaatttgaatattttattgataatttgtaaaattgatgaataaatagtattttttatatataattaatgttggatttaatttggcTAACCCTAATTTTTACACACTCACCTCACCAAATCCTAACCTAGCTGCCACCCCAAATCAGTTCACACACACGCAGCTTTCACACACACACGCAGCTTCagtgaaagaaaaaagaaaaggtaaaagaaaggaaaagtacAGAGAAGGGGAAAACGGGGAAGAAGGAGAGGGAAGAGAGGAGGAACGGCGCCGACGAGGAGCTCACTGTTGCTGCTGTCGCGTCGTCGAAGGGATCAGAGCcgcgaagagagagagagagagagctaaGGAGAGAGATAAGCGTCACCATCATCGTCACGATCGTAGGCGTGAAGACTGTCGCTGTCGCTGCCGCCATTGAGGTCAGCATCGTCGCCCTAGCCGCGCCGAAAGTCCGTCGCCATCGTTGGGTTCAAAACGCGAAGGAGCCAGTTGTGGTTCGTGCTACCAGCTGCGCTGTCACGCTGTGGGAGGATCGCTGTTTTGCGCTGCGAGGCCGCTGCCATAGCCACCATTCATGCATGCTCTGTTGCCGTGGAGTGCGTTGCCGTCAGGAGCCAGAATGCCAGAGAGAAGAGCTGTCCCGTTCTACCGCCACTGAAGGACCCGTTGCCACCGGATCCGCCACTGTTGGAGCCTCTGGCCTCCGGGCATGCCCTTGTTGCCGGTGAATGAAGTTGTTGTCGCCAATAGCCACTCCGGTAAGGGTTTTAAGTTGCTTTTCCTTTTTCGTTGAGTTTTCGGAAACTTCATTGTCGCTACATGTTGTTCAAGTCGCGGCTGCCGCTTGGGGTGGTTGCTGGGGCTGCCGCCAGATCAGTTCAGAAACCGACACTGCTGTTTTCTTTTACAGTAATTATTTATGTTCCGATAACCATCGCGTTAGTGTCTTGTTATGTGTATTAAAGTCTTTGCGATATTAATGTGTTAGGAATTAATAATCGAGCTTACTTGTGGCGTTTGAGGCTATTTCTGTTATTGAGAAAGCAAGCGGAGCTGAGGTTTTGGTTGCCGTCAATTCAGGTTGAGGTGAAAGGAACTCTGAGGCATTTGGGTTATGGTTTCAACGTGTCGAGGTAGGGGCcttttttagaaaactaaacttTATATTTCTGAGTTACTATATATAGATATTTATGTGAGAAATGTATTTCAGTGATTGTACAAGTCCTATGCATGCATGCTTGTTTGattggattattgtttggttttgtAAAATGGACTACTTTTGAAGTGTTTCTTTAAAGTTATTTATTCTAAAGTTTTGAAATCGAGTTTAATTCATTGAAGGTTGATTTGAGCTTGAGTTGATTTCTTGAAATATGAAAATGGTATGTACTTTTGGATTCAACTTGATTTGGAaactgatttggttttgaacctGTTTGAAAGAGTTGTGGAATGTTTTGgttgggacccgaaaagggtggcaaagtccaagttttaggagaGGTGTGGCTGATGAGCCCATATTTTCCGATATATTTTGgcttgatttgagtggatttcatcacataaacctacacttaagcaccaaaatagcatacttttgtgtttgatccctaaattgaacttaaatgtgaaaacatatGTTTTTGCGCTTAAATTAAGCAAATTAATTCTACTTTTATTCCATTTCCATGACAtgtttgttgagtaatttcaggtcaaagaggcaagaatggatatgcaaaagtggaaggaaacatgtacaaagggagaaaacatgaagaaaacaaggagaaagcactcagccatgcgtgcgtgcgcacaaggatgcatgcgtacgcacaaaaagGAAATCAAcatctgtgcgtgcgcacaaccctctgtgcgtacgcacaagtggaAATTCAgcgaagtgtgcgtacgcacatatctgtgcgtacacacaggtaCCAGCGCATGCCTCCATTAAAAAGTCACGTGGACTCGCGTTTTGGAGATCTTTTGGCCCATTTCGAAAGGTTTGGATGCTGAAATCAAGTGCTATATGAAGGGGGCAACATCTCATATGAAGACATTAGGTTTTATTAGGTTAGAGAgccatcttagaataggaaaaaaacacatagtaggagtaggagtagtgtagattaggaaattctctcttagggttAGAATTTCATAGTTCAAGTTTTGCCTTTAGATTTTGCtatctcattgtaagtatttctttaatcttttttaattacactacttgttctacactttcatatattttactctcttttgtccATATTTACATAGTCTTGTAATTTTGAATTCCTAGttgtttaatttgatatttgatgcttattttatgtttgtttgagttgcctttattgattttgatcatttatggttcataGCTTTCATTAGTTtccaattttgcc
The genomic region above belongs to Arachis duranensis cultivar V14167 chromosome 3, aradu.V14167.gnm2.J7QH, whole genome shotgun sequence and contains:
- the LOC127745802 gene encoding uncharacterized protein LOC127745802 isoform X1, with amino-acid sequence MKLLSPIATPVRVLSCFSFFVEFSETSLSLHVVQVAAAAWGGCWGCRQISSETDTAVFFYRINNRAYLWRLRLFLLLRKQAELRFWLPSIQVEVKGTLRHLGYGFNVSRSKRQEWICKSGRKHVQREKT
- the LOC127745802 gene encoding uncharacterized protein LOC127745802 isoform X2; protein product: MPLLPVNEVVVANSHSGINNRAYLWRLRLFLLLRKQAELRFWLPSIQVEVKGTLRHLGYGFNVSRSKRQEWICKSGRKHVQREKT